The DNA segment TGCCAATTCTGGTTTGAAACCTCGGGCGCGAAGGAACTGTCGAAGGAAGAAGGGGAAAAGCTCACGAAAGACTGCATTGCCTATGACGAAGGCCTCACCAAAAGCGGCCATTTGCTGCTCGCTCAGGCCCTTCGGCCGCCGGCAACGGCAAAGACAGTCCGCGTGAGCGACGGCAAGATTTCGGTTACCGACGGGCCCTTCGCCGAGATCAAGGAACATCTCGGCAGTATCATACTCATCGAAGCCGCGGACATGAACGAGGCGCTTCGCATTGCAAGTCGTTCGCCGCTCGCCAGGCTCGCCGCCATAGAAGTGCGCCCGGCCTATTCGATCAACGAGCAGTGATATCCGCGTGTCATCGGAGGCCGAAGGCATGCCGACATGGCTGAGGTGACGTCTTGCAGAAGCTGATCGACGACATCTACCGCTCTCATTCGCGCAGGGTGCTTGCAACACTCATCCGTCTGCTCGGCGATTTTGACCGGGCGGAGGAGGCGCTGCACGAGGCCTTCGCCGAAGCTGCGCGGAAGTGGCCAAGGGATGGGGTTCCGGACAACCCCATGGCCTGGCTGGTGTCGACGGGCCGCTTCCGTACCATCGACCAGCTAAGAAGGCGGTCGCGCTTCGACGCGTCGATGAAGGATATCGAAGACAGCCTCTATCCGGCCCAGGAAGCGGAGATCGGCGATATGGATCTCATAGAAGACGATGTACTCCGCCTGATCTTCACCTGCTGCCATCCCATTATTCCGGCGGATGCGCAGATCGCCATGTCGCTCAGGGAAATATGCGGGCTGACGACAGAGGAGATCGCTCACGCTTTCCTCGTTCCCGCACCAACGGTCGCGCAGCGGATCGTGCGCGCCAAGAACCGTATCCGCTCTGCCGGAATTCCCTACGAGGTGCCGGACAAGGACCAGTTGCCGGATCGCCTGCAGCGCGTACTGCACGTTATCTATCTGGTCTTTAATGAGGGCTACTCGGCTACCTCGGGAGCGGATATTGTCAGGACGGATTTGACGGCGGAGGCCATCCGGCTCTGCCGGACACTGCTCGCCCTTCTGCCGGACCTCGAAGTTTCAGGGCTGCTTGCGTTGATGCTGCTGCAGGACTCGCGGCGCGCGGCGAGGCGGAGCGCCACGGGCGAGATCATCTTGCTTGCCGATCAGGACCGCTCTCTGTGGGACCGTGAGATGATAAGGGAGGGATTGGCCCTGATCGATGCCGCGACGGGGTGTGGCGCGGTCGGCTACTATGGCCTGCAGGCAGCGATCGCCGCCGAACATGCCCGGAAGCGAAAGGCGGAGGAAACCGACTGGCACCGCATCGTCGGACTCTACGGCTTGCTTCTCATCGCCCGCCCCTCTCCCATCATCGAACTGAACAGGGCGGTGGCTCTTGCCATGTGCGAGGGACCTGCGGCCGGTCTCGCGATCGTAGAGGCCATCCTCTCCAGGGGAGAACTGCGGGATTATCATCTGGCGCATGCGGCACGCGCCGATTTCCTGCGCCAGCTCAAGCGCTTCCCCGACGCCCGCCTGGCCTATGAAAAGGCACTTGAACTTTGCCGCCAGCAACCGGAAAAAGCATTCATCCGCAAGAGGATCGCCGAGCTTCCCGAGTGACACGGCGCCGCCGATGATCGCGCCCGATGCCCCTCACCTCCGCTCGCAGCTTTCGGATTCGATCCGGCGTCTGACACCCTACCGAACTTTAGCCTGTTAGAATTTGATCGGTCGATCGGGCCGGGCTTGCAGCACCTCACATCTCATGCGGAAGCAATTCGACTGTCCATGGGTCTGTCAAGCCCTCAGGAACTGCGAGGCCTTGTCGAAGCTTAACCCCGGAAAAATCTTCGTCGTCAGGTCTCTGGCCGTCACCTCGAACTGCCGATAGAGCATCGCCGCGGCGAGTTCGCGCACGTCTGCGGTCGGCATCAGGTCGCGGTCGTCGAGCAGCTTACCATCGCCGATGCCCGGCCAGCGCCCGAGGACGCGTCCGCCATCGATTGCCCCGCCCGCGAGTACGGCGCATCCGCCGGTGCCGTGGTCGGTGCCGCCCGAGCCGTTCTGCCGCACTGTACGCCCGAACTCCGTCATCGCCAGCACTACGGTCTTCGACCAGACGGTCGGGCCGAGCGTCGCCTTCAGCGTGCTGATCGCCTGCGCCAGATCCTGCGCTGGTCGCCTGAATTGCCCGGCTTGCCCCACATGCGTATCCCAGCCGGTGATCGAGAAGCTCGCGATCCGATACTCGCCCTTCAACATAGTGCCGGTGAGGCTCGCAACGTCGACGATCCTCTCGGCACGCTTGCCGTCCGGCTCGGCGGCCATCGCCGCCCCGTTCGCCCGCGTCGCCTCGTCCATCGCGTTGGCGAAAATCGGATCGCCGGCATAGAGCCGCATCAGGAGCTGCATCTCGTCCTTTGCCGTGCGGAGGTTGGAATCGGATGCCCAGACATCGACGTCGTTCGGGCCGGAAAGGATCAGTTCCGTCGAGGTGTTGACGTCGATCGCCTTGCGGTCGTCCGAACGCGGGATTACCGAAAGCGCCCGATTGAGCCAGCCGGTCTTCTCCTCGGCCACGTGCTCGCCGCCCGATTCCAGCATGTCCTGCCCGTCGAAATGGCTACGCTGGTCGCGATAGGGCGTCGAGACCGCATGCACGAAGGCAAGCTCACGACTCTTCCAGAGCGGCATCAGGCCGGCCGCCGCGGGATTCAGGCCGAAATGCCCGTCGAGATCGAGAAGCCCCTTGTCCGGTGTCAGCGCCAGCGTCGGCCTCAGGCGCGCGAAACCCGCCTCGTCGTAAGGCTGCACCAGGTCGAGCCCATCCATCGCGCCGCGCAGCACGATCGTGACAAAGCGGTTGTCGCCCGGCATCGCAGCGAAGGTGACCGGCGTGAAGATCGGCGCCGCCGCGAGGCAGCAGGCCGATCTCAGGAAGCCGCGGCGGGAAAGCGTAACCTCGGTCATGATCGTGCTCCTTATCGGCGGTTGAATTCGGGCGAGGCCAGCACCAGCGTCAGGCCGCTGATCTTGTTCGGCGCTTGGGCGACGATGCGGATCGTCTCGTCGCGCGCCGCATCGGCAAGCGTCGCCTTCAGGAATTCGCGCGGATCCTCGTCCTTGCCGAACTGAGCGGAGGCGCGCCGCGCCCAGGCAAGCCTCTCGGCAAGCTGGCTCCCGGTGATCCAGGTGGAGAAATTCTCTTCGAAGCCCGCCGGGCTCGGCGGCAGCCATGTCGGCTGGCCCATGCGCCGCAACGCGCCCTGCCCCAGCGCCCGCGCCGTCTGGAGGGCCTTGCGCCGTTTCGATGCCGCCGCGTCCTCGGGATCGGGTGCCATCGCGCCGGCATCGCCGCCCATGGCGCTGCCCTGCCCCGCCATTGCCTTCGGCGCCATCGTCGCATCGCCGCCGTCGCCGCCATCCTGGTGGGCCCGCATGAACTCGCCCACTGCGCCATCGCCGCTACCGGCATTCAGCGCCCTCAACCCGGCTACGACATAGTCGAACGGCTGACGCGCCTTCGCCCCCTCGTCGCGCCACGCCGCCGGATGGTCGAGCATCGCTCCGTAGACGGCCATCAGGTCGCCGTCCGTCTTCTTCCAGGCATCCGCCATCGCCACCACCATCTCGCTCGACGGCTGGTCGGAGACGAAATGGACGGCAAGCTTGCGGCTGATGTGCTCCGCGGTCTTCGGATGGACCGCGAGATCGTCGAGCAGCGCCAGATAGTCCTTCGGAGACCGTTTCGCGCCGCCATAGCTCACGCCGAGTACCCTGTGCTCGCCCGGCTCCGAAATGCCCGGACGGAAAGTGGCGTCCATATCTCGGCGGTCGATCGTCAATCCGGTCAGCACCATCGCCGCGGCGCGGACGTCGGCCTGTGTATAGCCGCTGCCCGCCCCCAGCGTATGCAGTTCCAGGAGTTCGCGGCCGAGGTTCTCGTTCAGCCCCTTCTTCTGTTTCATGCCGCCCGGCGAATCTGGCCCCTGCGACTGCGCCTGATCCAGATAGATGAGCATCGCCGGATGCTGCGTCGCGTTGCGCAGCAAGTCACGGAATGAACCGCCGAGATGCGGCCGGATCGCTTCCGCCTCGTAAAGCGGCACGATCATCCGCATCGGCAGGCTCTTGTTGGCGCTGGTCGAGAAATGGTCGGTCCAGAAGGCTGCAAGCCGCTCGTAGAAGCCGTTCGGCGAAAGCACGGCCTGCATCATCCGCGCATTGGCGTCGCGCTGGAAGCCGTGCAGTACGCGCTTCTGGATTGCCTTGCGCTTGTCTCGGCGCGCCTGCTCGTCGCCGCTCTGGCGCAACTCCCTCAGTTCCTCCTGCAGGTCGGCAATCTGCTGATGCCGTCCATCGATGCCGTCGGAAAGAAAGGACGGCGCACTGCGAGCACCGCTCGCCACCTGACCAAGCAGTTGGTCCTTGCTCTGCGGCGGCACCTCGCCCGGCCGGAAACCATAGCCGAACCGGATCGCCGCCATCGTCGGAAAGGAGAGGCTCATGGCGGTCACCTCCTGATCACTGAATGGTGACAGCCTCCGGGCCAAATGCGTCCGCAATTCGGCTATTTCCCAAAATGAACAATTTGTAATCCGTTGGGAACGCCTTGTAATTTGCTGGGCCAAACATCATCAGAGCCCCCCGTAACCTCCAAGCAAACGGGAAGAATTGGTGCTTTGGCTTCACGATAGGCAACGACCAAGCGCAACCAGCGCTCGTGACCCTAGACGACATTCGCGACACACATTCGGATAACCGCTTTGCCCC comes from the Sinorhizobium garamanticum genome and includes:
- a CDS encoding YciI family protein: MHYLCQFWFETSGAKELSKEEGEKLTKDCIAYDEGLTKSGHLLLAQALRPPATAKTVRVSDGKISVTDGPFAEIKEHLGSIILIEAADMNEALRIASRSPLARLAAIEVRPAYSINEQ
- a CDS encoding RNA polymerase sigma factor, encoding MQKLIDDIYRSHSRRVLATLIRLLGDFDRAEEALHEAFAEAARKWPRDGVPDNPMAWLVSTGRFRTIDQLRRRSRFDASMKDIEDSLYPAQEAEIGDMDLIEDDVLRLIFTCCHPIIPADAQIAMSLREICGLTTEEIAHAFLVPAPTVAQRIVRAKNRIRSAGIPYEVPDKDQLPDRLQRVLHVIYLVFNEGYSATSGADIVRTDLTAEAIRLCRTLLALLPDLEVSGLLALMLLQDSRRAARRSATGEIILLADQDRSLWDREMIREGLALIDAATGCGAVGYYGLQAAIAAEHARKRKAEETDWHRIVGLYGLLLIARPSPIIELNRAVALAMCEGPAAGLAIVEAILSRGELRDYHLAHAARADFLRQLKRFPDARLAYEKALELCRQQPEKAFIRKRIAELPE
- a CDS encoding DUF1501 domain-containing protein, translated to MTEVTLSRRGFLRSACCLAAAPIFTPVTFAAMPGDNRFVTIVLRGAMDGLDLVQPYDEAGFARLRPTLALTPDKGLLDLDGHFGLNPAAAGLMPLWKSRELAFVHAVSTPYRDQRSHFDGQDMLESGGEHVAEEKTGWLNRALSVIPRSDDRKAIDVNTSTELILSGPNDVDVWASDSNLRTAKDEMQLLMRLYAGDPIFANAMDEATRANGAAMAAEPDGKRAERIVDVASLTGTMLKGEYRIASFSITGWDTHVGQAGQFRRPAQDLAQAISTLKATLGPTVWSKTVVLAMTEFGRTVRQNGSGGTDHGTGGCAVLAGGAIDGGRVLGRWPGIGDGKLLDDRDLMPTADVRELAAAMLYRQFEVTARDLTTKIFPGLSFDKASQFLRA
- a CDS encoding DUF1800 domain-containing protein, which codes for MSLSFPTMAAIRFGYGFRPGEVPPQSKDQLLGQVASGARSAPSFLSDGIDGRHQQIADLQEELRELRQSGDEQARRDKRKAIQKRVLHGFQRDANARMMQAVLSPNGFYERLAAFWTDHFSTSANKSLPMRMIVPLYEAEAIRPHLGGSFRDLLRNATQHPAMLIYLDQAQSQGPDSPGGMKQKKGLNENLGRELLELHTLGAGSGYTQADVRAAAMVLTGLTIDRRDMDATFRPGISEPGEHRVLGVSYGGAKRSPKDYLALLDDLAVHPKTAEHISRKLAVHFVSDQPSSEMVVAMADAWKKTDGDLMAVYGAMLDHPAAWRDEGAKARQPFDYVVAGLRALNAGSGDGAVGEFMRAHQDGGDGGDATMAPKAMAGQGSAMGGDAGAMAPDPEDAAASKRRKALQTARALGQGALRRMGQPTWLPPSPAGFEENFSTWITGSQLAERLAWARRASAQFGKDEDPREFLKATLADAARDETIRIVAQAPNKISGLTLVLASPEFNRR